From the Carassius carassius chromosome 45, fCarCar2.1, whole genome shotgun sequence genome, one window contains:
- the LOC132127384 gene encoding katanin p60 ATPase-containing subunit A-like 1 produces MNLTEICDNAKKGREYALLGNYDSSMVYYQGVIQQIHKHCQSLRDPALKVKWQQVRQELADEYEQVKSLVNTLERFKVDKPVDFPNPLPEESPREPAVWPPPTPAEHRGPVQVKKPITVSKPQRKESPGMQHRGPLGRGQPNIKSERPNTRDGRGNKAKDEKSKKNAQEGAADVEQRKFDGTGYDSDLVDALERDIVSRNPNVHWDDIADLEDAKKLLREAVVLPMWMPDFFKGIRRPWKGVLMVGPPGTGKTMLAKAVATECGTTFFNVSSSTLTSKYRGESEKLVRLLFEMARFYAPTTIFIDEIDSICGRRGTSDEHEASRRVKSELLVQMDGVGGAQESDDPSKMVMVLAATNFPWDIDEALRRRLEKRIYIQLPTAQGRAELLKINLREVEVASDVDLTLIAEKIEGYSGADITNVCRDASLMAMRRRIQGLSPEEIRALTKDELQMPVTMEDFELALKKISKSVSAADLEKYESWMSEFGSV; encoded by the exons ATGAATCTGACTGAGATTTGCGACAATGCTAAGAAAGGAAGAGAATATGCACTACTGGGGAATTATGACTCATCTATGGTTTATTATCAAGGTGTTATACAACAGATCCATAAGCACTGTCAGTCCCTCAGAGATCCTGCTCTGAAAGTCAAATGGCAACAA GTTCGGCAGGAACTGGCAGATGAATATGAGCAGGTGAAAAGCCTTGTAAACACCCTGGAGAGGTTCAAGGTGGACAAACCCGTTGATTTCCCCAACCCTCTGCCTGAAGAGAGCCCAAGGGAACCCGCTGTCTGGCCTCCCCCAACTCCAGCAGAGCACAG GGGACCTGTCCAGGTGAAGAAGCCAATCACTGTGTCAAAGCCTCAGAGAAAGGAGTCACCTGGAATGCAGCATCGCGGCCCTTTGGGCAGAGGTCAGCCGAACATCAAATCAGAGAGACCGAACACCCGTGACGGCCGTGGAAATAAAGCTAAGGATGAAAAA AGTAAGAAGAATGCCCAGGAGGGTGCTGCTGATGTGGAACAGAGGAAGTTTGATGGCACAGGCTATGACAGCGATCTGGTGGATGCACTGGAGAGGGACATTGTGTCCCGGAATCCCAATGTCCACTG GGATGACATAGCAGATCTGGAAGATGCCAAAAAGCTGCTGAGAGAGGCAGTGGTCCTGCCTATGTGGATGCCAGACTTCTTCAAGGGGATCCGCCGCCCGTGGAAG GGGGTGCTGATGGTGGGTCCTCCAGGCACAGGGAAGACCATGTTGGCTAAAGCGGTTGCAACTGAATGTGGCACAACATTTTTCAATGTTTCATCCTCCACGCTGACCTCAAAGTACAGGGGAGAGTCTGAGAAACTTGTGCGGCTCCTTTTTGAAATG GCTCGTTTTTACGCCCCTACAACAATTTTTATTGATGAGATTGACTCTATTTGTGGGAGACGGGGCACATCAGACGAACACGAGGCCAGTCGCAGGGTGAAGTCCGAATTACTCGTGCAGATGGATG GTGTAGGAGGTGCTCAAGAGAGTGACGATCCCTCTAAAATGGTAATGGTCCTGGCTGCCACTAACTTCCCCTGGGACATTGATGAGGCTCTTAGGAGAAGACTGGAGAAGAGGATCTACATTCAACTACCCACTG CTCAAGGTCGAGCTGAACTCTTAAAGATCAACCTAAGGGAAGTTGAAGTGGCTTCTGATGTGGATCTCACCCTCATCGCTGAGAAAATAGAGGGCTATTCAGGAGCTGACATCACCAACGTCTGCAG GGATGCATCATTGATGGCGATGCGAAGGAGGATCCAGGGTCTGAGTCCAGAGGAGATCCGTGCTCTTACTAAAGATGAACTGCAGATGCCAGTCACCATGGAGGACTTTGAGCTTGCACTTAAAAAGATCTCAAAATCCGTCTCGGCTGCAGACCTGGAGAAGTACGAGTCCTGGATGTCTGAGTTTGGGTCTGTGTGA